In Bacteroidota bacterium, one DNA window encodes the following:
- a CDS encoding exo-alpha-sialidase has protein sequence MLNRFVLAILLASILAAGCKQSTDSSTNNGTNNTPTEVTFVEQTGRPQSGGSVSAFTVSPSGIVVAIVDGRLMKVDAAAMTLTQIGTDTTLLHVASLSNTELIATTRNEVRKYDISSGSFTTLTLPTVTNETAQPVVTPTGDLYIVNSDGFNRSSFYRSTDNGSTWTKVVSPDLQFKCYLIVAHNGDLLSASASGVFRSSDNATTWTKLTSSGINFVEVRVFESSNGNIFYWAPKINGMQVSRGGGAFTNIETQTNMPPPEEMTEGDGGALYATGYDVQNGSDVVISALAKSTDAGTSWTTSIPCTAGPVVATGGIVYVGTINDAGILKSSDAKQWQTIGRRSVSSIFDFGFDVNQSLLLSAEGATYRANGSSWNTLAAAGSGWLATDAQSRIAIVGVGLGVLRSTDNGATWATNAMPTLLSNAWPTSIMFCFNRTNGYLLLGLAQYNQNVATWTNGLLSQSTDGGKTFTTLTNGTNFTTMTENPSTGKLYAHTENFIEELESADFGQTWHTYGWNSTPLAFTNAGTALFLSSAGFKTGTVGSTAFKALNVQGMPAGVALKRIRFDSNDKMYVLSPSQTDGSVRLYRSQDAVR, from the coding sequence ATGCTCAATCGCTTTGTTCTTGCTATTCTGCTTGCCTCTATATTGGCTGCAGGGTGCAAACAGTCCACGGATAGTTCTACAAACAACGGGACCAACAACACTCCGACCGAAGTCACATTCGTCGAGCAGACCGGCAGGCCGCAATCAGGCGGTTCGGTCTCTGCGTTCACGGTTTCACCAAGCGGCATCGTCGTCGCAATTGTTGACGGGCGCCTGATGAAAGTCGATGCTGCCGCAATGACGCTGACGCAGATCGGCACCGATACGACGCTGCTGCACGTGGCATCTCTGTCGAATACGGAGTTGATCGCCACAACACGCAACGAAGTTCGCAAGTATGACATCTCGAGCGGCAGCTTCACCACGCTGACACTGCCCACCGTGACGAACGAGACGGCTCAGCCCGTCGTCACACCCACTGGCGATCTCTACATCGTCAATTCCGACGGATTCAACCGAAGCTCGTTCTATCGCAGCACGGACAACGGCTCGACATGGACGAAGGTCGTATCGCCCGACCTACAGTTTAAGTGCTATCTCATCGTCGCACATAACGGCGACCTACTCTCGGCATCGGCAAGCGGCGTGTTCCGTAGTAGTGACAACGCAACGACGTGGACTAAGCTTACGTCGAGCGGGATCAACTTCGTTGAAGTGCGGGTCTTCGAATCATCGAACGGAAATATCTTCTATTGGGCACCCAAGATAAACGGAATGCAAGTTTCGAGAGGCGGCGGAGCATTCACGAATATCGAAACGCAGACGAACATGCCTCCGCCGGAAGAGATGACCGAAGGCGACGGCGGTGCACTCTACGCGACGGGGTACGACGTCCAGAATGGCAGCGATGTCGTGATCTCCGCTCTTGCAAAGTCCACTGATGCTGGGACTTCATGGACTACGTCTATTCCTTGCACTGCAGGGCCTGTCGTTGCGACGGGTGGAATCGTCTATGTCGGGACGATCAACGATGCGGGCATTCTCAAATCGTCGGACGCGAAGCAATGGCAGACCATCGGGCGTCGCAGCGTGTCGTCGATCTTCGATTTTGGTTTTGACGTTAACCAATCGCTCTTGCTTTCTGCAGAAGGAGCGACGTACCGCGCGAACGGCTCGTCGTGGAATACGCTTGCCGCTGCGGGCAGCGGATGGCTGGCGACCGATGCACAGTCTCGCATCGCGATCGTTGGGGTCGGGTTGGGTGTGCTTCGCTCGACGGACAACGGCGCGACCTGGGCCACGAACGCCATGCCTACGCTCCTATCGAATGCGTGGCCGACGAGCATCATGTTCTGTTTCAATCGGACGAACGGCTACCTATTGCTCGGTTTGGCGCAATACAATCAGAATGTAGCAACCTGGACGAACGGGCTGCTGTCGCAGTCAACCGATGGCGGCAAGACGTTCACAACACTCACGAATGGGACGAACTTTACAACGATGACCGAGAACCCTTCGACGGGCAAGTTGTATGCCCACACCGAGAACTTCATCGAAGAACTCGAATCGGCCGACTTCGGACAAACGTGGCACACCTACGGCTGGAACAGCACTCCGCTTGCGTTTACCAATGCAGGCACTGCGCTATTTCTTAGCTCGGCAGGGTTCAAGACGGGGACGGTCGGGTCGACGGCATTCAAAGCTCTGAACGTACAGGGCATGCCCGCCGGAGTCGCGCTGAAGCGCATTCGCTTCGATTCGAACGATAAGATGTATGTTCTGAGCCCATCCCAGACGGACGGCTCGGTGCGCCTCTACCGCTCTCAGGACGCGGTCCGGTAG